One Panicum virgatum strain AP13 chromosome 3N, P.virgatum_v5, whole genome shotgun sequence DNA segment encodes these proteins:
- the LOC120664154 gene encoding RNA polymerase II-associated protein 3-like isoform X7, producing the protein MDMKLIRFKEAEDDCTEALNLDDRYIKAYSRRITARKELGKLKEAMDDAEFAISLEPNNPELRKQYSDIKALHMEKLAKTTQVPAKRAVSGFDKPADKKEITSHPPTISQKDSFMEVDSPIRAAVDIRESAGGRSKGGSGVIINENGMQSWDANQKPGPEASIQELASRAASRYMASTVKSVKIPKTAYDFEVSWRALSDDTAQQIQLLKSIPPASLPEIFKNALSAPFLIDIVKCSASIFRDDAALAVSILENLAKVPRFDLIIMCLSSMHKSELRKIWDQVFFAEKASADQVEALRQLRGKYIQGGWQDNMFTSS; encoded by the exons ATGGATATGAAACTCATCAGATTCAAGGAGGCAGAGGACGATTGCACTGAAGCTTTGAATCTGGATGATCGATATATTAAAGCATACTCACGGCGAATTACAGCACGGAAAGAACTTGGGAAGCTTAAGGAAGCAATGGATG ATGCTGAATTTGCCATCAGTCTTGAGCCAAACAATCCAGAGCTAAGGAAGCAGTATTCTGACATAAAAGCTTTGCACATGGAG AAATTGGCTAAAACAACCCAGGTGCCAGCTAAGCGTGCAGTTTCTGGATTTGATAAACCTGCTGATAAAAAGGAAATCACTTCTCATCCGCCGACTATCTCCCAGAAG GACAGTTTCATGGAAGTTGATTCACCTATTAGAGCTGCAGTGGATATCAGAGAGAGTGCTGGTGGCAGGTCTAAAGGAGGGTCTGGAGTAATCATCAATGAGAATGGCATGCAG TCTTGGGATGCCAATCAGAAGCCTGGGCCAGAAGCTTCAATTCAAGAGCTTGCATCGCGAGCTGCTTCACGGTATATGGCCAGCACTGTAAAAAGCGTCAAGATACCAAAGACAGCTTATGACTTTGAGGTTTCTTGGAGAGCTCTTTCTGATGACACTGCTCAGCAAATACAGTTGTTAAAG TCAATTCCACCTGCAAGCCTACCAGAGATTTTCAAGAACGCACTTTCTGCTCCTTTTCTCATTGACATAGTGAAGTGTTCAGCCTCAATTTTTCG GGATGATGCAGCGTTAGCTGTTAGCattttggagaatttggcaaaAGTTCCACGCTTTGACTTGATAATCATGTGCCTTTCATCCATGCACAAATCTG AACTGAGGAAGATATGGGATCAAGTATTCTTTGCTGAAAAAGCATCAGCTGATCAGGTGGAAGCTCTTAGGCAGCTGCGAGGCAAATATATTCAGGGAGGGTGGCAGGATAACATGTTCACTTCAAGCTAA
- the LOC120664154 gene encoding RNA polymerase II-associated protein 3-like isoform X1: MARSNGTSGTSAASFGGLYNKKYSSYLNDEPMPDAASEKEQGNEYFKQKKFAEAIECYSRSIGLSPTAVAYANRAMAYLKLRRFKEAEDDCTEALNLDDRYIKAYSRRITARKELGKLKEAMDDAEFAISLEPNNPELRKQYSDIKALHMEVKKKLAKTTQVPAKRAVSGFDKPADKKEITSHPPTISQKDSFMEVDSPIRAAVDIRESAGGRSKGGSGVIINENGMQQSWDANQKPGPEASIQELASRAASRYMASTVKSVKIPKTAYDFEVSWRALSDDTAQQIQLLKSIPPASLPEIFKNALSAPFLIDIVKCSASIFRDDAALAVSILENLAKVPRFDLIIMCLSSMHKSELRKIWDQVFFAEKASADQVEALRQLRGKYIQGGWQDNMFTSS; this comes from the exons ATG GCgagatcaaatgggacttcGGGAACTTCCGCTGCAAGTTTTGGCGGTCTGTACAATAAGAAGTATTCAAGCTACTTAAATGATGAACCAATGCCTGATGCCGCATCAGAAAAGGAGCAG GGAAATGAATATTTCAAACAGAAGAAGTTTGCTGAAGCAATTGAGTGCTACTCCAGAAGTATTGGGTTGTCTCCTACAGCAGTTGCTTATGCAAATAGAGCTATGGCATATCTTAAACTAAGAAG ATTCAAGGAGGCAGAGGACGATTGCACTGAAGCTTTGAATCTGGATGATCGATATATTAAAGCATACTCACGGCGAATTACAGCACGGAAAGAACTTGGGAAGCTTAAGGAAGCAATGGATG ATGCTGAATTTGCCATCAGTCTTGAGCCAAACAATCCAGAGCTAAGGAAGCAGTATTCTGACATAAAAGCTTTGCACATGGAGGTGAAGAAA AAATTGGCTAAAACAACCCAGGTGCCAGCTAAGCGTGCAGTTTCTGGATTTGATAAACCTGCTGATAAAAAGGAAATCACTTCTCATCCGCCGACTATCTCCCAGAAG GACAGTTTCATGGAAGTTGATTCACCTATTAGAGCTGCAGTGGATATCAGAGAGAGTGCTGGTGGCAGGTCTAAAGGAGGGTCTGGAGTAATCATCAATGAGAATGGCATGCAG CAGTCTTGGGATGCCAATCAGAAGCCTGGGCCAGAAGCTTCAATTCAAGAGCTTGCATCGCGAGCTGCTTCACGGTATATGGCCAGCACTGTAAAAAGCGTCAAGATACCAAAGACAGCTTATGACTTTGAGGTTTCTTGGAGAGCTCTTTCTGATGACACTGCTCAGCAAATACAGTTGTTAAAG TCAATTCCACCTGCAAGCCTACCAGAGATTTTCAAGAACGCACTTTCTGCTCCTTTTCTCATTGACATAGTGAAGTGTTCAGCCTCAATTTTTCG GGATGATGCAGCGTTAGCTGTTAGCattttggagaatttggcaaaAGTTCCACGCTTTGACTTGATAATCATGTGCCTTTCATCCATGCACAAATCTG AACTGAGGAAGATATGGGATCAAGTATTCTTTGCTGAAAAAGCATCAGCTGATCAGGTGGAAGCTCTTAGGCAGCTGCGAGGCAAATATATTCAGGGAGGGTGGCAGGATAACATGTTCACTTCAAGCTAA
- the LOC120664154 gene encoding RNA polymerase II-associated protein 3-like isoform X2, translating into MARSNGTSGTSAASFGGLYNKKYSSYLNDEPMPDAASEKEQGNEYFKQKKFAEAIECYSRSIGLSPTAVAYANRAMAYLKLRRFKEAEDDCTEALNLDDRYIKAYSRRITARKELGKLKEAMDDAEFAISLEPNNPELRKQYSDIKALHMEVKKKLAKTTQVPAKRAVSGFDKPADKKEITSHPPTISQKDSFMEVDSPIRAAVDIRESAGGRSKGGSGVIINENGMQSWDANQKPGPEASIQELASRAASRYMASTVKSVKIPKTAYDFEVSWRALSDDTAQQIQLLKSIPPASLPEIFKNALSAPFLIDIVKCSASIFRDDAALAVSILENLAKVPRFDLIIMCLSSMHKSELRKIWDQVFFAEKASADQVEALRQLRGKYIQGGWQDNMFTSS; encoded by the exons ATG GCgagatcaaatgggacttcGGGAACTTCCGCTGCAAGTTTTGGCGGTCTGTACAATAAGAAGTATTCAAGCTACTTAAATGATGAACCAATGCCTGATGCCGCATCAGAAAAGGAGCAG GGAAATGAATATTTCAAACAGAAGAAGTTTGCTGAAGCAATTGAGTGCTACTCCAGAAGTATTGGGTTGTCTCCTACAGCAGTTGCTTATGCAAATAGAGCTATGGCATATCTTAAACTAAGAAG ATTCAAGGAGGCAGAGGACGATTGCACTGAAGCTTTGAATCTGGATGATCGATATATTAAAGCATACTCACGGCGAATTACAGCACGGAAAGAACTTGGGAAGCTTAAGGAAGCAATGGATG ATGCTGAATTTGCCATCAGTCTTGAGCCAAACAATCCAGAGCTAAGGAAGCAGTATTCTGACATAAAAGCTTTGCACATGGAGGTGAAGAAA AAATTGGCTAAAACAACCCAGGTGCCAGCTAAGCGTGCAGTTTCTGGATTTGATAAACCTGCTGATAAAAAGGAAATCACTTCTCATCCGCCGACTATCTCCCAGAAG GACAGTTTCATGGAAGTTGATTCACCTATTAGAGCTGCAGTGGATATCAGAGAGAGTGCTGGTGGCAGGTCTAAAGGAGGGTCTGGAGTAATCATCAATGAGAATGGCATGCAG TCTTGGGATGCCAATCAGAAGCCTGGGCCAGAAGCTTCAATTCAAGAGCTTGCATCGCGAGCTGCTTCACGGTATATGGCCAGCACTGTAAAAAGCGTCAAGATACCAAAGACAGCTTATGACTTTGAGGTTTCTTGGAGAGCTCTTTCTGATGACACTGCTCAGCAAATACAGTTGTTAAAG TCAATTCCACCTGCAAGCCTACCAGAGATTTTCAAGAACGCACTTTCTGCTCCTTTTCTCATTGACATAGTGAAGTGTTCAGCCTCAATTTTTCG GGATGATGCAGCGTTAGCTGTTAGCattttggagaatttggcaaaAGTTCCACGCTTTGACTTGATAATCATGTGCCTTTCATCCATGCACAAATCTG AACTGAGGAAGATATGGGATCAAGTATTCTTTGCTGAAAAAGCATCAGCTGATCAGGTGGAAGCTCTTAGGCAGCTGCGAGGCAAATATATTCAGGGAGGGTGGCAGGATAACATGTTCACTTCAAGCTAA
- the LOC120664154 gene encoding RNA polymerase II-associated protein 3-like isoform X3, which produces MARSNGTSGTSAASFGGLYNKKYSSYLNDEPMPDAASEKEQGNEYFKQKKFAEAIECYSRSIGLSPTAVAYANRAMAYLKLRRFKEAEDDCTEALNLDDRYIKAYSRRITARKELGKLKEAMDDAEFAISLEPNNPELRKQYSDIKALHMEKLAKTTQVPAKRAVSGFDKPADKKEITSHPPTISQKDSFMEVDSPIRAAVDIRESAGGRSKGGSGVIINENGMQQSWDANQKPGPEASIQELASRAASRYMASTVKSVKIPKTAYDFEVSWRALSDDTAQQIQLLKSIPPASLPEIFKNALSAPFLIDIVKCSASIFRDDAALAVSILENLAKVPRFDLIIMCLSSMHKSELRKIWDQVFFAEKASADQVEALRQLRGKYIQGGWQDNMFTSS; this is translated from the exons ATG GCgagatcaaatgggacttcGGGAACTTCCGCTGCAAGTTTTGGCGGTCTGTACAATAAGAAGTATTCAAGCTACTTAAATGATGAACCAATGCCTGATGCCGCATCAGAAAAGGAGCAG GGAAATGAATATTTCAAACAGAAGAAGTTTGCTGAAGCAATTGAGTGCTACTCCAGAAGTATTGGGTTGTCTCCTACAGCAGTTGCTTATGCAAATAGAGCTATGGCATATCTTAAACTAAGAAG ATTCAAGGAGGCAGAGGACGATTGCACTGAAGCTTTGAATCTGGATGATCGATATATTAAAGCATACTCACGGCGAATTACAGCACGGAAAGAACTTGGGAAGCTTAAGGAAGCAATGGATG ATGCTGAATTTGCCATCAGTCTTGAGCCAAACAATCCAGAGCTAAGGAAGCAGTATTCTGACATAAAAGCTTTGCACATGGAG AAATTGGCTAAAACAACCCAGGTGCCAGCTAAGCGTGCAGTTTCTGGATTTGATAAACCTGCTGATAAAAAGGAAATCACTTCTCATCCGCCGACTATCTCCCAGAAG GACAGTTTCATGGAAGTTGATTCACCTATTAGAGCTGCAGTGGATATCAGAGAGAGTGCTGGTGGCAGGTCTAAAGGAGGGTCTGGAGTAATCATCAATGAGAATGGCATGCAG CAGTCTTGGGATGCCAATCAGAAGCCTGGGCCAGAAGCTTCAATTCAAGAGCTTGCATCGCGAGCTGCTTCACGGTATATGGCCAGCACTGTAAAAAGCGTCAAGATACCAAAGACAGCTTATGACTTTGAGGTTTCTTGGAGAGCTCTTTCTGATGACACTGCTCAGCAAATACAGTTGTTAAAG TCAATTCCACCTGCAAGCCTACCAGAGATTTTCAAGAACGCACTTTCTGCTCCTTTTCTCATTGACATAGTGAAGTGTTCAGCCTCAATTTTTCG GGATGATGCAGCGTTAGCTGTTAGCattttggagaatttggcaaaAGTTCCACGCTTTGACTTGATAATCATGTGCCTTTCATCCATGCACAAATCTG AACTGAGGAAGATATGGGATCAAGTATTCTTTGCTGAAAAAGCATCAGCTGATCAGGTGGAAGCTCTTAGGCAGCTGCGAGGCAAATATATTCAGGGAGGGTGGCAGGATAACATGTTCACTTCAAGCTAA
- the LOC120664154 gene encoding RNA polymerase II-associated protein 3-like isoform X6, whose product MARSNGTSGTSAASFGGLYNKKYSSYLNDEPMPDAASEKEQGNEYFKQKKFAEAIECYSRSIGLSPTAVAYANRAMAYLKLRRFKEAEDDCTEALNLDDRYIKAYSRRITARKELGKLKEAMDDAEFAISLEPNNPELRKQYSDIKALHMEKLAKTTQVPAKRAVSGFDKPADKKEITSHPPTISQKSWDANQKPGPEASIQELASRAASRYMASTVKSVKIPKTAYDFEVSWRALSDDTAQQIQLLKSIPPASLPEIFKNALSAPFLIDIVKCSASIFRDDAALAVSILENLAKVPRFDLIIMCLSSMHKSELRKIWDQVFFAEKASADQVEALRQLRGKYIQGGWQDNMFTSS is encoded by the exons ATG GCgagatcaaatgggacttcGGGAACTTCCGCTGCAAGTTTTGGCGGTCTGTACAATAAGAAGTATTCAAGCTACTTAAATGATGAACCAATGCCTGATGCCGCATCAGAAAAGGAGCAG GGAAATGAATATTTCAAACAGAAGAAGTTTGCTGAAGCAATTGAGTGCTACTCCAGAAGTATTGGGTTGTCTCCTACAGCAGTTGCTTATGCAAATAGAGCTATGGCATATCTTAAACTAAGAAG ATTCAAGGAGGCAGAGGACGATTGCACTGAAGCTTTGAATCTGGATGATCGATATATTAAAGCATACTCACGGCGAATTACAGCACGGAAAGAACTTGGGAAGCTTAAGGAAGCAATGGATG ATGCTGAATTTGCCATCAGTCTTGAGCCAAACAATCCAGAGCTAAGGAAGCAGTATTCTGACATAAAAGCTTTGCACATGGAG AAATTGGCTAAAACAACCCAGGTGCCAGCTAAGCGTGCAGTTTCTGGATTTGATAAACCTGCTGATAAAAAGGAAATCACTTCTCATCCGCCGACTATCTCCCAGAAG TCTTGGGATGCCAATCAGAAGCCTGGGCCAGAAGCTTCAATTCAAGAGCTTGCATCGCGAGCTGCTTCACGGTATATGGCCAGCACTGTAAAAAGCGTCAAGATACCAAAGACAGCTTATGACTTTGAGGTTTCTTGGAGAGCTCTTTCTGATGACACTGCTCAGCAAATACAGTTGTTAAAG TCAATTCCACCTGCAAGCCTACCAGAGATTTTCAAGAACGCACTTTCTGCTCCTTTTCTCATTGACATAGTGAAGTGTTCAGCCTCAATTTTTCG GGATGATGCAGCGTTAGCTGTTAGCattttggagaatttggcaaaAGTTCCACGCTTTGACTTGATAATCATGTGCCTTTCATCCATGCACAAATCTG AACTGAGGAAGATATGGGATCAAGTATTCTTTGCTGAAAAAGCATCAGCTGATCAGGTGGAAGCTCTTAGGCAGCTGCGAGGCAAATATATTCAGGGAGGGTGGCAGGATAACATGTTCACTTCAAGCTAA
- the LOC120664154 gene encoding RNA polymerase II-associated protein 3-like isoform X5, translating into MARSNGTSGTSAASFGGLYNKKYSSYLNDEPMPDAASEKEQGNEYFKQKKFAEAIECYSRSIGLSPTAVAYANRAMAYLKLRRFKEAEDDCTEALNLDDRYIKAYSRRITARKELGKLKEAMDDAEFAISLEPNNPELRKQYSDIKALHMEKLAKTTQVPAKRAVSGFDKPADKKEITSHPPTISQKQSWDANQKPGPEASIQELASRAASRYMASTVKSVKIPKTAYDFEVSWRALSDDTAQQIQLLKSIPPASLPEIFKNALSAPFLIDIVKCSASIFRDDAALAVSILENLAKVPRFDLIIMCLSSMHKSELRKIWDQVFFAEKASADQVEALRQLRGKYIQGGWQDNMFTSS; encoded by the exons ATG GCgagatcaaatgggacttcGGGAACTTCCGCTGCAAGTTTTGGCGGTCTGTACAATAAGAAGTATTCAAGCTACTTAAATGATGAACCAATGCCTGATGCCGCATCAGAAAAGGAGCAG GGAAATGAATATTTCAAACAGAAGAAGTTTGCTGAAGCAATTGAGTGCTACTCCAGAAGTATTGGGTTGTCTCCTACAGCAGTTGCTTATGCAAATAGAGCTATGGCATATCTTAAACTAAGAAG ATTCAAGGAGGCAGAGGACGATTGCACTGAAGCTTTGAATCTGGATGATCGATATATTAAAGCATACTCACGGCGAATTACAGCACGGAAAGAACTTGGGAAGCTTAAGGAAGCAATGGATG ATGCTGAATTTGCCATCAGTCTTGAGCCAAACAATCCAGAGCTAAGGAAGCAGTATTCTGACATAAAAGCTTTGCACATGGAG AAATTGGCTAAAACAACCCAGGTGCCAGCTAAGCGTGCAGTTTCTGGATTTGATAAACCTGCTGATAAAAAGGAAATCACTTCTCATCCGCCGACTATCTCCCAGAAG CAGTCTTGGGATGCCAATCAGAAGCCTGGGCCAGAAGCTTCAATTCAAGAGCTTGCATCGCGAGCTGCTTCACGGTATATGGCCAGCACTGTAAAAAGCGTCAAGATACCAAAGACAGCTTATGACTTTGAGGTTTCTTGGAGAGCTCTTTCTGATGACACTGCTCAGCAAATACAGTTGTTAAAG TCAATTCCACCTGCAAGCCTACCAGAGATTTTCAAGAACGCACTTTCTGCTCCTTTTCTCATTGACATAGTGAAGTGTTCAGCCTCAATTTTTCG GGATGATGCAGCGTTAGCTGTTAGCattttggagaatttggcaaaAGTTCCACGCTTTGACTTGATAATCATGTGCCTTTCATCCATGCACAAATCTG AACTGAGGAAGATATGGGATCAAGTATTCTTTGCTGAAAAAGCATCAGCTGATCAGGTGGAAGCTCTTAGGCAGCTGCGAGGCAAATATATTCAGGGAGGGTGGCAGGATAACATGTTCACTTCAAGCTAA
- the LOC120664154 gene encoding RNA polymerase II-associated protein 3-like isoform X4, which yields MARSNGTSGTSAASFGGLYNKKYSSYLNDEPMPDAASEKEQGNEYFKQKKFAEAIECYSRSIGLSPTAVAYANRAMAYLKLRRFKEAEDDCTEALNLDDRYIKAYSRRITARKELGKLKEAMDDAEFAISLEPNNPELRKQYSDIKALHMEKLAKTTQVPAKRAVSGFDKPADKKEITSHPPTISQKDSFMEVDSPIRAAVDIRESAGGRSKGGSGVIINENGMQSWDANQKPGPEASIQELASRAASRYMASTVKSVKIPKTAYDFEVSWRALSDDTAQQIQLLKSIPPASLPEIFKNALSAPFLIDIVKCSASIFRDDAALAVSILENLAKVPRFDLIIMCLSSMHKSELRKIWDQVFFAEKASADQVEALRQLRGKYIQGGWQDNMFTSS from the exons ATG GCgagatcaaatgggacttcGGGAACTTCCGCTGCAAGTTTTGGCGGTCTGTACAATAAGAAGTATTCAAGCTACTTAAATGATGAACCAATGCCTGATGCCGCATCAGAAAAGGAGCAG GGAAATGAATATTTCAAACAGAAGAAGTTTGCTGAAGCAATTGAGTGCTACTCCAGAAGTATTGGGTTGTCTCCTACAGCAGTTGCTTATGCAAATAGAGCTATGGCATATCTTAAACTAAGAAG ATTCAAGGAGGCAGAGGACGATTGCACTGAAGCTTTGAATCTGGATGATCGATATATTAAAGCATACTCACGGCGAATTACAGCACGGAAAGAACTTGGGAAGCTTAAGGAAGCAATGGATG ATGCTGAATTTGCCATCAGTCTTGAGCCAAACAATCCAGAGCTAAGGAAGCAGTATTCTGACATAAAAGCTTTGCACATGGAG AAATTGGCTAAAACAACCCAGGTGCCAGCTAAGCGTGCAGTTTCTGGATTTGATAAACCTGCTGATAAAAAGGAAATCACTTCTCATCCGCCGACTATCTCCCAGAAG GACAGTTTCATGGAAGTTGATTCACCTATTAGAGCTGCAGTGGATATCAGAGAGAGTGCTGGTGGCAGGTCTAAAGGAGGGTCTGGAGTAATCATCAATGAGAATGGCATGCAG TCTTGGGATGCCAATCAGAAGCCTGGGCCAGAAGCTTCAATTCAAGAGCTTGCATCGCGAGCTGCTTCACGGTATATGGCCAGCACTGTAAAAAGCGTCAAGATACCAAAGACAGCTTATGACTTTGAGGTTTCTTGGAGAGCTCTTTCTGATGACACTGCTCAGCAAATACAGTTGTTAAAG TCAATTCCACCTGCAAGCCTACCAGAGATTTTCAAGAACGCACTTTCTGCTCCTTTTCTCATTGACATAGTGAAGTGTTCAGCCTCAATTTTTCG GGATGATGCAGCGTTAGCTGTTAGCattttggagaatttggcaaaAGTTCCACGCTTTGACTTGATAATCATGTGCCTTTCATCCATGCACAAATCTG AACTGAGGAAGATATGGGATCAAGTATTCTTTGCTGAAAAAGCATCAGCTGATCAGGTGGAAGCTCTTAGGCAGCTGCGAGGCAAATATATTCAGGGAGGGTGGCAGGATAACATGTTCACTTCAAGCTAA
- the LOC120664155 gene encoding cysteine-rich receptor-like protein kinase 2, with translation MHRWRAGRAHHHHPLLPAAAVLTHLLLAAAAAAGADEPGTPAILATVCGATQTPDPEGFDVSFVTTLEMIYQNVTRSGFGATGSGAGNNTVFGLGQCLAYLSPTDCQLCYAQSRVKLPHCLPADGGRIYLDGCFLRYGADNFTAVATDASDTAVCGSNATGAPPAPGFAAAAAALVQNVTAAAPGARDYYYASSSPDSGRALRAYAAAQCWRSLNASACAACVASARDRVLRQCLPGAAEGYGLNAGCVVRYSTWPFYLPAAAAAGGGSSSRHIVIIVVALVFSALAVIGIAFVWTKMRPRRDDLHDDMDGSGEVIRAIAASHLSFKYQELRQATDEFNQINKLGQGGYGSVYKGVLPDGGEVAVKRLFFNTRQWADQFFNEVRLVSQVQHKNLVKLLGCSVEGPESLLVYEYLCNTSLDHYLFDAFKKNALDWERRFEIILGTAEGLSYLHNASEIRIIHRDIKASNILLDERFRPKIADFGLARNFMEDQSHLSTGLAGTFGYMAPEYIVHGQLTEKADIYSYGVLVLEIITGRKNHNSVASSAEGLSLMALIWKHYNAGTLTELLDPNLREQCSEEEALQVFHVGLLCAQASPNLRPPMWKVVEMLSGRDKVLPRPTQPPFINVKGSNAKSDGSGSTSLLSSSDKSPFSLNQLSVSGVEAR, from the exons ATGCACCGGTGGCGAGCAGGAAGagcgcaccaccaccaccccttgctcccggcggcggccgtcctgacccacctcctcctcgccgcagccgccgccgctggcgccgatGAACCGGGCACGCCGGCGATCCTTGCCACGGTGTGCGGGGCCACGCAGACGCCGGACCCGGAGGGCTTCGACGTCAGCTTCGTCACCACCCTGGAGATGATCTACCAGAACGTCACGCGCTCCGGCTTCGGCGCCAcgggctccggcgccggcaacAACACCGTCTTCGGCCTCGGCCAGTGCCTCGCCTACCTCTCCCCGACCGACTGCCAGCTCTGCTACGCGCAGAGCCGCGTGAAGCTGCCCCACTGCCTCCCGGCCGACGGCGGCCGCATCTACCTCGACGGCTGCTTCCTCCGCTACGGCGCCGACAACTTCACCGCCGTCGCCACCGACGCCAGCGACACCGCGGTGTGCGGCTCCAACGCCACCGGCGCCCCGCCCGCGCCGGGgttcgcggcggccgccgcggcgctggtGCAGAACGTcacggcggccgcgccgggCGCGAGGGACTACTACTACGCCTCGTCGTCCCCGGACTCCGGGCGCGCGCTGCGGGCGTACGCCGCGGCGCAGTGCTGGAGGTCGCTCAACGCCAGCGCGTGCGCGGCGTGCGTGGCGAGCGCGCGCGACCGGGTGCTCCGCCAGTGCCTGCCGGGCGCCGCCGAGGGGTACGGCCTGAACGCCGGCTGCGTCGTCAGGTACTCGACGTGGCCGTTCtacctgccggccgccgccgccgccggcggcggatcATCCT CACGGCACATAGTTATCATCGTCGTCGCTTTGGTCTTCTCGGCACTGGCCGTCATCGGCATAGCGTTCGTCTGGACGAAAATGCGGCCGAGAAGAGACGATCTCCATGACG ACATGGACGGCTCCGGCGAGGTCATCCGCGCCATCGCCGCGTCGCACCTCAGCTTCAAGTACCAGGAGCTGCGGCAGGCGACCGACGAGTTCAACCAGATCAACAAGCTCGGCCAGGGCGGCTACGGGTCGGTTTACAAG GGTGTGCTGCCGGACGGCGGGGAGGTGGCCGTGAAGCGGCTCTTCTTCAACACGCGGCAGTGGGCGGACCAGTTCTTCAACGAGGTGCGGCTCGTCAGCCAGGTGCAGCACAAGAACCTGGTGAAGCTGCTCGGCTGCAGCGTCGAGGGCCCCGAGAGCCTCCTCGTCTACGAGTACCTCTGCAACACCAGCCTCGACCACTACCTGTTTG ACGCGTTCAAGAAGAACGCACTGGATTGGGAGCGGCGGTTCGAGATCATCCTCGGGACGGCGGAGGGGCTGTCCTACCTGCACAATGCTTCGGAGATCAGGATCATACACAGGGACATCAAGGCCAGCAACATACTGCTGGACGAGAGGTTCAGGCCTAAGATCGCCGATTTCGGCCTGGCGAGGAACTTCATGGAAGATCAGAGCCACCTCAGCACTGGTCTGGCTGGGACCTT TGGGTACATGGCTCCAGAGTACATCGTGCACGGGCAGCTGACGGAGAAGGCCGACATCTACAGCTACGGCGTGCTGGTCCTCGAGATCATCACCGGTCGGAAGAACCACAACTCGGTGGCTTCGTCGGCAGAAGGCCTTTCCCTCATGGCACTG ATATGGAAGCACTACAACGCAGGGACCCTGACGGAACTCCTGGACCCGAACCTTCGCGAGCAGTGCTCGGAGGAGGAAGCCCTGCAGGTGTTCCACGTCGGGCTGCTCTGCGCCCAGGCGTCGCCGAACCTCAGGCCGCCGATGTGGAAGGTGGTCGAGATGCTGAGCGGCCGGGACAAGGTGCTTCCCCGGCCGACCCAGCCCCCGTTCATCAATGTCAAGGGGTCGAACGCGAAGAGCGACGGCTCAGGGTCGACGTCTCTTCTGTCGAGCTCGGACAAGTCGCCGTTCTCGCTGAACCAGCTCTCGGTGAGCGGGGTGGAGGCCAGGTAA